The nucleotide window TATTTCTGTTGGGGTAattttccttttattttctgTTATTCTGTTGTGTTAACCCTTATTTTGCCGTGCTCTTTTTAGCTGGACCAGAAAAGTGATGGCACCTGGTTTTGTTTCGACCACGATACTAGAGACTCCGAGGGGTTTTGCCTACTTCAGTGTGTACGGACCTGCAACTTCTGGACCAGAGGTTTGTATACAACCATTTCCAAACCGTCCTTGCATGCATGCCAGTCACTTCCATTCTGCTTCTTATGATGCTTCACTTTGTTATTACAGAGTATATGGTCATTTTTTTTATCATGAAGAGCTTTGCTACAAAAGTTAGTTCTGATTCTATCTACCATGCTTTCATTAGCGTTTGCTTTGGTTGTGCTCTATTATTTAATTTGCACTCAGGACTCAGGATTGATCATAATCTATATATTATCACCATTATTAAAGAGTTAGGCAGCTTGCAACTAAAAAGNNNNNNNNNNNNNNNNNNNNNNNNNNNNNNNNNNNNNNNNNNNNNNNNNNNNNNNNNNNNNNNNNNNNNNNNNNNNNNNNNNNNNNNNNNNNNNNNNNNNNNNNNNNNNNNNNNNNNNNNNNNNNNNNNNNNNNNNNNNNNNNNNNNNNNNNNNNNNNNNNNNNNNNNNNNNNNNNNNNNNNNNNNNNNNNNNNNNNNNNNNNNNNNNNNNNNNNNNNNNNNNNNNNNNNNNNNNNNNNNNNNNNNNNNNNNNNNNNNNNNNNNNNNNNNNNNNNNNNNNNNNNNNNNNNNNNNNNNNNNNNNNNNNNNNNNNNNNNNNNNNNNNNNNNNNNNNNNNNNNNNNNNNNNNNNNNNNNNNNNNNNNNNNNNNNNNNNNNNNNNNNNNNNNNNNNNNNNNNNNNNNNNNNNNNNNNNNNNNNNNNNNNNNNNNNNNNNNNNNNNNNNNNNNNNNNNNNNNNNNNNNNNNNNNNNNNNNNNNNNNNNNNNNNNNNNNNNNNNNNNNNNNNNNNNNNNNNNNNNNNNNNNNNNNNNNNNNNNNNNNNNNNNNNNNNNNNNNNNNNNNNNNNNNNNNNNNNNNNNNNNNNNNNNNNNNNNNNNNNNNNNNNNNNNNNNNNNNNNNNNNNNNNNNNNNNNNNNNNNNNNNNNNNNNNNNNNNNNNNNNNNNNNNNNNNNNNNNNNNNNNNNNNNNNNNNNNNNNNNNNNNNNNNNNNNNNNNNNNNNNNNNNNNNNNNNNNNNNNNNNNNNNNNNNNNNNNNNNNNNNNNNNNNNNNNNNNNNNNNNNNNNNNNNNNNNNNNNNNNNNNNNNNNNNNNNNNNNNNNNNNNNNNNNNNNNNNNNNNNNNNNNNNNNNNNNNNNNNNNNNNNNNNNNNNNNNNNNNNNNNNNNNNNNNNNNNNNNNNNNNNNNNNNNNNNNNNNNNNNNNNNNNNNNNNNNNNNNNNNNNNNNNNNNNNNNNNNNNNNNNNNNNNNNNNNNNNNNNNNNNNNNNNNNNNNNNNNNNNNNGCAGGAGGTCGCGTACCTCGACCATTGAAGGCAGCGCGGGGTGGTGGGGGAGCGCGTCGACGGTGAGCGGCGCATGCAGAGggagtgggaggaggaggaggagaagtgcGCCCGCATTGCCGCCGCCGCAGCAGACGCTGGAGGAGGCAGCCCACACGGACTAGGGCAGCGTGCGGGCGgtttttatgtttaattaaaTGTTTAAGAGGACTTTGGTCGGTGTTGACCAGCCACTTATGTTTAATTTAATGTTTCTAAATTTATTTCGGCCACGCGGGTCAAAAATAGGTCTGCCTCCCGTTGGCGACACATGCCGAACCAAATCGAAAAATCGACACACACGTCCGCTTGGCCGATCCAAACGGACGAAAAAGAACAAAACGCAAATCTATTTGGATCGGCACATTAAAGTTGCTCGTACTACACTTCTTTTATAACATACAGATTTGGATGAGTCGGTACATCCACCCATCCAACTAAATGAGGTTCTATCATATCCATGCGAAAAACAAGATGGAAAAATCGATAGAACACCCGATCATGTCCGCAGTCAGGGCCGTCGGCGGTGTGTGGACAAAAAAGACTTGCATCCCATTTTATAAATAAAGTCATCACCAAGTAATACATATGAGAAGACCATAAATAGAAAAGAAAATGACAAAGATACATGACGCTATAGCACAACTAACGGGATCCAAATGTGCCAagcgcaagcttgagcattgaagcCCTCGTAGAGCCCCAGGTCCTGCCATTGATATAGCGTAGCCAAGGGAGCAACCCATCGCCGGAGGATCGCCGCCCTCTATCACCTTTCATGTGACCACCACTGTACACCCGCCATCTGTCGCCGGCGTGTGAGACACAATGGCACGCAAAAAACATAAACAAAAGAAATCAACCATATAACCGCGAGCGCCCCCGCTATACCTCTCTCTGTGTGTGTTCGTGTGTGTCCATAGCTCTTCATGTGGTTCTAACATTTTGTAAAGAAATAGAATCCCCCTTGGGGCTTCTCCAATGCGGAACCTCGGTGCTTGTATATGTTCAGACCACGGTATGCGGACAATTTTTGCCAATAGGACCTCCTAAATGTCCACGCATCAGTCCACGTGTCCTTCTTTCTGTATCCCGGCAACAATTATGAGGGGGCTATGCAGGAGTTCGGGCATCCTCTTGACTAATAAAAATAAACCATGTGGCCCTCATCtattttctctctctttttccaACCGCACACCACACACACGATCCAACCAAAAGTAACCACATGGTCCCCCTCTCACCACTTTCTTTTTCTTGCAACATCACAAGGCGACGATTAATCACACTTGCATGTGTGCTAGATTGTTTAACCGTGTATGATGACCATATTTGTACTAGTGTTAGTATCAACCAAGTACAAGAAGCTTACTTGGTTGAAAAAGTTGTTGTACAAACTCAAGCAAACGTAAACAAAAAGTACAACAAACCAATGACTAGTCGCCACCCACCTTGTCGATGAATTGTTATGGCATTTATCTTTTGTTGACCTCCCCATCAAGTGTTCGTGCATATATATGGTTTCCATCAACTGTGGTTCATAGTGATTGCATAGCAAGAAGCAGATAAAGAAAGATACCCATCTGGTGCGCCAACATAAGTTATCTTCGAGTGAGCTGGTCATGGTAGATAGTTCTCAAGACAATTTCACTCATTTTATTTTGTTAAAGCCATGTTTTAGGCAAATAAATAACATACATTGGGCCACATGGCACACTCACACAAATATGTTAGTGAGATTTGGGAGGCATTAGGAAATGATTAGTTTGTAGTACCAGTTAGTCCGGTGGTGCATCCATGCTGCATCATTATCCCACAATGTTCGGCTGTACAATATCTTTGGCCTCCACAACGGGATGTAGAAACAGGAGCAACTAGAGTTGCCTTGGCTACATGGTTGGTAAAGGGACTCCGTGTCGAAGAACTACTATGGGGCTGTTTGGATCCTAGCCTAAGCGTGCCACGCCTAAGGTGAGGCGTGCCACAGCCTCTTAGGCGTGCGTTTGGTTCTGAACAAAAGTTAGGCTCGCCACAACGTCAAGGGTCGTCCGCCGCTGAAATTTCGTCAAAAAGTGTGGCGCTCGTTTCACCCGCCACACTCGCCGCGGCGCGCCAACTGAGCCATAAAAATCCCCGCGAACTGATAAAAGTCACCGCTTCCCTGTTCGTCCTCAGTCCAAAAATCCCCCACCCCTTCAGTCTTGACCCCATGGCTGAGAGCCCTTCTCTCTCCCCTTCCAGATCCAGCTGAGGACGACCTTGCCGCTGCACTCGATCTGCTCCTCCCTGGTACGAATCCTCATCACCGCAGCATCTatctcctccacctcctccatcTCATCACGTCAGATTCATCTCATACATGCAGATCTGGGCGTCCTTGATTTTCTCAAGAGAAAAATACCAGCTTTCTTCCGTGATTTGTGGGATTTCCCGTTGCTTGTTCCTGCCCTTGTTGCATCCAGACTAGGAACTTCCATCTCATAGTGAAAGGTCAACTATTTGTTAAGAGGAAAGGTAACACCGTAATCCCCCTTTGCAATTGTTGCATGCTTGTACGAGTGAGATTATAAGTTAGTAATTTCTTGTAAGTATGTGGTGTTGATGTAAGATTTGACATCTCTCTGTGTTCTTTTCTTAGATATGTATTGTACAATTTATTGTCTGAGTAATATACTGTCCTCTGTATAATTTGCCTTGGATAAAAAATTTATATATAGTTCCACTCACTGATGTCATCTGATTTTTTAATGCTATTATTGTTTCATAGATGGACCAAAGAACATTATGAAAATCCCCCACCCCTTCAGTCTTGACCCCATGGCTGAGAGCCCTTCTCTCTCCCCTTCCAGATCCAGCTGAGGACGACCTTGCCGCCGCACTCGATCTGCTCCTCCCTGGTACGAATCCTCATCACCGCAGCATCTatctcctccacctcctccatctcctccATCTCATCACGTCAGATTCATCTCATACATGCAGATCTGGGCGTCCTTGATTTTCTCAAGAGAAAAATACCAGCCTTCTTCCGTGATTTGTGGGATTTCCCGTTGCTTGTTCCTGCCCTTGTTGCATCCAGACTAGGAACTTCCATCTCATAGTGAAAGGTCAACTATTTGTTAAGAGGAAAGGTAACATCGTAATCCCCCTTTGCAATTGTTGCATGCTTGTACGAGTGAGATTATAAGTTAGTAATTTCTTGTAAGTATGTGGTGTTGATGTAAGATTTGACATCTCTCTGTGTTCTTTTCTTAGATATGTATTGTACAATTTATTGTTTGAGTAATATACTGTCCTCTGTATAATTTGCGTTGGATAAAAAATTTATATATAGTTCCACTCACTGATGTCATCTGATTTTTTAATGCTATTATTGTTTCATAGATGGACCAAAGAACATTATGCTTACAGTATTACATGCATTATTATCACTACTACATGTGGAGGAGAAGATTGCTTGCTGCCATTATTGTGTGTTTAGGGATGTACTGGTACAAGATTAATGTCCGAAAAAGGAAGAGAAAATCTATAACTTATGCTCCCATGTTCGAACGAGATGTTGAAAGGATGTCACGCCTGAACCGTATGTATTATGGAACCGAGGCTAATTGCATAAGTGAGCTGCGCATGCGGAAATTTGTTTTTCACAAATTGTGTGCCAACCTGAGACGTCGTGGTCTACTGGTAGACACATTCCATGTAACTGTGGAGGAGCAAGTTGCCATGTTCATCCATGTTGTGGGTCATAACTGGAAAAATAGATCGATTGGTTTCGAGTTTTATCGATCGGGCGAGACTGTTAGTAGGTACTTCAATGCTGTTTTAGATGCCCTGTGTCTCCTTGCTCGTGATGTCATATGCATCAGAACCATCGAAACACATTCGAAGATAACAAGTAGCTCCAGATTTCACCCTTACTTTGAGGTAGATCCAAAATTATTCACAAGTATCTGCAATGTATTTATAGGTTCCAGTTCAGTCTGTTTGAAACTGGTTCTCTCTTTTCGTAGGGATGCATAGGAGCTCTGGATGGTACTCATATACCGGCATGTGTGCCAATCCACATGCAAGATAGGTTTAGGGGTAGAAAGTCCTTTCCCACACAAAATGTGCTAGCAGCCGTTGATTTTGACCTAAGATTTACATATGTTCTTGCTGGATGGGAGGGATCGGCTCATGATTCTTATGTGCTCCAAGATGCCCTATCACGTCCCAATGGCCTTAAAATACCAGAAGGTGGGATTCTAACCCATGGCTTCAAACTGAAACTTTCTTTAGTTCTTAGCTAATGTGTTAGCATCATCATGATGTAGGTAAATATTTTCTAGCGGATGCGGGATATGCTGCAAGACCCGGTATACTACCCCCATATGGTCCGATATCACCTAAAGGAATATAGGGGAAGTAGAGAGCCTGAGAACCCAAGGGAGTTATTCAGCCATCGCCATTCCTCACTTAGAACAACCGTCGAAAGAGCATTTGGTACCTTGAAGAATCGATTTAAAATATTTGCAAGTCAGCCATTCTTCCCTCTAAAAACACAAGTAAAAATTGTGTTTGCTTGTTGTGCGCTCCATAACTGGATCCTAGATGATGGTCCTGATGAGTATGTCTATGATGATGCTACTTGGTACTCGGCCCTTCCACGGAGTAGACGACACCGTCGTGACGTTTACCAGGAGAGCCAGGCATGGGCACACAAAAGGGATGTACTAGCTCAAAAAATGTGGGAGGATAATTTAGCAGCTCAAGATCAAGATGATTAAGAAGTTAGTATGTAAGGCTGATGTTGATGGGTTTTATTTTAGGTTCCATTCAGTCTGTTTGAAACTAGAGTTCTGCCTTATTTCTATGTATCAAACATGAGTGCTATTTTGTTACATTTGGTCATTATGTATGTGATTCATGTGAAACTATGTTGGTTGTACCTCTGTAAACTTATATCACTTATTTTATCTTTAGTAAATTGTTGGTTGTTTCATGCTTATTTGCCTCACCTATTATCTTTTAATTAAAATGGCTCACTGTATGAGAAACAGCGATGGCCAAGGGAAAGGGGAAGTCTGATGGTGATGGGTGCTCTGAGAGGACTATTTCCTGGGCTGATGATCAGACCAAGTTTATGTTGGATTGGTGCATTGAATACATGAAGGAACAATATGCGGGATTTAGGTTCAGGAAGCATCATCTTTTGAAGTATGCTGATGCTTTAAATAGAAAATTTGCTATGGGGGTGACACTTGCTCAAGTTGATCGTCACTTCAGGCACTACAAAGAAAATTGGAAGTACATTGCCGCCGCAATTAGCAAGAGTGGCAATGTTTTCGATGATATTAGATGTGTGGTAACTATCTCCGAGTCTGAAAAGTCTTGCCTCAATGTACGTATAATTTAGTTTCTTTTTAAAACTTAATATGGCTAATTTAATTAGGATCTTAATGTGTGTGTGCTTGTAATGCAGGATAGAGCAAGGCGCTTGCTTTCTAAGCCCATCAAGTTCTACTATGAGATGCAGGAGCTATTCACAGGCACTAGTGCTGATGGTTCTTTGGCCATGGACCAGCATACATGCACAATTGATTCCGATGACTCGGACAATGATGAAGGGTTGTATGATCTCAACTTCAACTGCTATCCACAGTATGAGGGCCCTCTTGAGGAGGATTCTGACACTTTGCCAACAACACATTGTCCTAAAAGACCTCCAGTACCTGTAGGTGGTGATAATTCAACATCTAGCACTAGCCGAGTTGGTAAGAAGCGCCCAAGAGGTAGCAAGTCACCTACTAAGAAGCCACCAAGAACCAAGAGTCGTTTCGTGGAGTCCGCTGAAGAAATCAACTCTACATTGAGGTCACTCCAGCAATCCCTTGCTgccgctcctcctccaatgcccCAAGTTGTTGATCCTTATGCTAGTTTATGGAAGAGGTTGGAGGAACTCCCAATTACCACAGATCAAAGAATTACTGTTGGTGTGCACTTATCTTGCAAGGACAATGAAGGTTTGCGTGGTTGATTATGCAGTGCAAGTGAAAAAACTTTTGAAACTTGGGTTTGCAAGTTCTTTGCTGACAAAGATCATGTTTATAGCAACATGTGAAGTTATCTAGTTGCTAACCTGTCATGTCTAGAAGTTGGCAACCTGTGAAGTTTAGAAGATGGCAACTTTTGGTATTTAGGAGATGAACTTGTGCTACGGCTACTGCTTTTGGGAAGTAGATCTTTTGATGTGTGGTGAAACACTTTAATGTAACTTGGCCAGAACTTGTGTTATTGCTATGAATGACTATCACTTGACTTTATAATGATGGACGAAACTTGCACGTATCTATCTTATTTTCTATCTTGATTATGAGTTTGCATTTTGAATTATTTTGTACAGATGGGATTAATAGAAAATGCTCCATGTTACTTTTTATGGTTATTATTATTGCGACAAAATCTTCTTACATTTACTGGAGCATGTTGTAGTATGATTGCTTTGCGAGACAAATGGCAAGTAATCTCATCACCGTGGAGTCTAGCAGTAAGGTGATTCTAACCACCTGTGGCAGGAAACCGTGGCAGAAAACCAAACGCAAACCATAACTTTTTGCCAAACATTTGTGGAAGCCATCCAAACACACGCCACACAAAATCTGCCACACCTAACCTAAGGCATGACTACCAACCAAACAGTTTGATTTTGCCACACATTATGGCAAGCCACAGGTGTGGCTAGTACCTCACCTTAGGCGTGGCAATTTGAGTCTCCAACCAAACAGCCCCTATATCTCATTGTAGCAAACCTCCGTGTCGAAGAACTACTATATCTTTTTCGTCAGCGAAACTCGAAACCGATCTCCCCTgcaaaataaaaagaaagaaactgAAACTGATATAGAGTTTGGAGGAAACCTTGTCGAGACTAATAAATAAATTGGGACCAAATCAAGTGAACTACTAGTACATGGCTACATCTTGCATGGGCAGGGGATGCTGATCCAATTTTTCTGGTTTGTGGGTTATTCTGGCATCAGCCTAAACCCATGCCGCTGGCCGCTGGATGCATCGGCTCTGGAACGGACGGCACGAGGCCTGTCCGACTAACGGCTAGCATCGGATAGACGGTTTCCCTCATTTAGTTATTGCTTTTCTGCAAAAAATTCCCGTCACCCGAAATTCCCAATTCGCGCCAAGCCCGACGGAAAATCCGGCTCCCCCTCCACGTCACTGATCCGCGGCCTCGCGCTCCTAGCCAATCACGCGCGGCCTCCCCTCCTCTTTATAATCTGCCGCCGCCCCCTCTGTTCTGCCATCCCAAGCACACCCAGCGCCCTCCACCTGCTCCCAGATCCCGGCCATCTCTCCACTCCGGCGACCACCGCACGAGCGCGCTCACCCTCCACCGCCACCCGAAGATGGCCATTGCCGGCAGTGGGAGGGGCAAGGCGAAGCCCGCGGCCAGCGCCAAGTCCGTGTCCCGGTCGTCCAAGGCCGGCCTGCAGTTCCCCGTCGGCCGCGTCGCCCGGTACCTCAAGGTCGGCAAGTACGCGCAGCGCGTCGGCGCCGGCGCCCCCGTCTACCTCGCCGCCGTCCTCGAGTACCTCGCCGCAGAGGTACGCGTGCCCTCCCCGGCTGCTCCTTTCCCCATGTCCTGTCACTCTGGATCTGACCGCTTCTTTCTTTCTCTTCTGATTCAGACCCTGGAGCTCGCCGGGAACGCGGCGCGGGACAACAAGAAGAACCGGATCGTGCCGCGCCACATCCAGCTGGCGGTGCGCAACGACGAGGAGCTGAGCCGGCTGCTGGGCTCGGTCACCATCGCCGCCGGCGGGGTGCTGCCCAGCATCCACACCACGCTGCTCCCCAAGAAGGCCGGCAAGGGCAAGGGCGACATCGGCTCCGCTTCCCAGGAGTTCTAGATTAGATTAGTATGGTCCTTGTGAATGGTCTGGGTTTGTGTGTCATCGGTGACCATGGTGGATCTGGTTTGAACGGAATGCAGCTCGCAATCTTGTTCTTGTCGTTGCTAATCCGCGTGAAGCCGAGATGCTACCGCTTTCTCCGTCGCTCAAACCGTGGCGTGTTTTCTTTAGTCTGAAAAATCCAGTTCGAGGTTCAGAGTCCATCTCGCTGTAGCACTGAGGCGGGCACTACACGTGTCCGGGACTTCCACTCGTGGCAGCACGGGAGGGCCGGTGCTGGGGCGGCGACACTCTCGTTGTTGCAGCTGTAGGTGGTCGGCCATCTCTCATCGGCTGGGCCCGTGCGTGACGTGCAGTGATGTGCGTTTGTGGCGTTAGCTACGCGTACTGCCGTGACCCTAGTCTCATCGGCTATGCGTGAAGCTCACCTTATACACGTTCTAAGCCTTTCATGTAGGTAAAAAAATCTGATGTGGCTTCTTATTTAAGAAGAGAGAGATGAGTATGATGACCAGAAAGAAACGATGCTAAATCATTAAATGAAATAAGCTTAGCAACCATAAGTCATAAAGAACAGCTCATCTAAGCACCCATACATCAGCAATAGCTTCAGAACTCAGAAGCACGATCCACTAATTTTTTTTCCGGGTAGAATAGAAGCGCAATCCACGTTGGCTGACTACTGATGTGACCATTAATATACTTATTTCTATTTAAATTGTACATACACGCTAGTTCTAAATAAATGAAAACCACTCACGTAATTCCATAAATGAATAGGCTTCATCTCCATATGAGATGCATGGAAGTTTCCAAGTTCCGAAGACAAAGCTGGCAAAAATACCTATTGGGCCATCCTCTCCTCTGCAACCGATCATTATTACACCAAAGTCGGTTGTTGTGCAACAACCACATAAACATCTTCACTTCTTCTTGGATACAACTCCTAAAAAATAGTAGCATGGAGCAGGAATCGACCAGGACCACAAACACATAGACAAGCAGTACCACTACGATGAGCCAGTTATCTTGACTAATGAACAGCACCGAGATTTAAGAACTCGAGCATCGACGTAATTGAACATTTTTCTGGAAATTTAAACACGACATTTTTAAATgcaaacatttttaaaaattgtgAAAAAAAATGCAAACACAATTCAGAAACATGGAACACATTTTAAATCCTGAAAAAATATTGTTAATTCTGAATTTCTTTTGAAAACACAAACAATTTTGAAACCCTAAATTTTTTAAAACACGATTTCTTTTTGGTATTTTTGGACTTTTTTGAGAAATACGAATAAAAAAATtaattgatgaacatttttttgaactttGCGAAtttgaaaatgaaaaaaaaagattcATAAACCTTCTTAAACGTCTAGAGGTTCCCAAAACCGGCATCTACATAGGCAATGGACAAATTAATATGGGCTCGCCCATGTTCACTCGTATCAATTGGGTATGTGTGAAACAGCGACTGTTTGACGTCATATGCATCTaatagggtttcccctcaacagGCGCCTGACTGGATCGATGTTGTCGCCTAGTTAGGCCAATGCCAatgcatttttttcttttttgtcaAACAACTTGGCATGGTGCCTTGTATTGGCCATATAATCTCATGGAATAAATTTGGGTCATGTGACGGATGCCGGAAAAAAAATGTGGTCTCAAACGGACCCTTCTCGCCTACCCGAGCACTCTCCGTTGAATATGGTTTATTTTTGAACATGCATAAAAATGAACTAACTTTTGCCAGTAGGCAGGCATACCCATGGTAGGCACCCATGCGAGGTTTGAGTTAATTCCGACACAGTATGCAAGTTGTGTCACGTCGAACCATTTATTGACCATTTTTTCACcgagaaaattccagaaaatgcaaGAATTGTCGGAAACTCAAACAACTTGGCATGGTGTTTTGAATTGGTCATACAAGGCCATGAATAAAAATGGACTCTCAAACAGACCATTTTGGCCTACTCGAACTCCCTCCGTTGAACATGTCTATTTTCACATGCATGAACTGACCCCGACTTTTGCAAGTAGGTGGACATGCCCATGGTAGTCATCTATGCCAAGTTTGAACGAATTTTGACACCGTATGCAATTTGCGTCACGTCCGGCCATTTATCGTCGAAAACTTCAGAAAAGATGCAAGAATTGTTGAAAACTTTGACATGGTTCCTTGAATTGGTCATACAATACCAAGAAAAAAGTGTAGCCATTTTAAAGATGTTATGAAACAAAGTGCTCCCAAATAGACCCTTCTGGCCTACTCAAACACCCTCTGTTGAACATGTTCTATTTTTTGACATGTGTAAAATGAACCCAACTTTTGAAAGAAGGTGGCCATACCCATAGAAGGCATTCATGTCAGGTTTGAATAAATTCCGACACCATATGCAAGTTGCGTCATGTCCGTCCATATATTAGGCATTTTTCACAAAGAAAACTCAAGAAAATGCAAGAATTGCCAAAAACTTAAACATCTTGGCATGATGCCTTGAATTGATCATATAAGCTCATGTTTATGGCGCTCAGGCGCCGAGGTGGACGATGGCCATCGGAGGTGGAGAGGAGGGCAAGGGGTAGGATGTGTGCAAGGGTGAACGCCACAAAATTAGAACATATGGCCTTTTAGGAGCGGCTGTGCAAAAGGTTGTCACATCAGAGTAGTCAATGTCCCACCCCCGTGCAAGTCAAAGCTGATGCACATGGATAGGACTACGGGCGACACACTCGGCAAACTGTTAGGATCCATATATGCATTTTCATAGCATTCAGACTAATTTGACACACAAC belongs to Triticum urartu cultivar G1812 chromosome 7, Tu2.1, whole genome shotgun sequence and includes:
- the LOC125521000 gene encoding probable histone H2AXb, giving the protein MAIAGSGRGKAKPAASAKSVSRSSKAGLQFPVGRVARYLKVGKYAQRVGAGAPVYLAAVLEYLAAETLELAGNAARDNKKNRIVPRHIQLAVRNDEELSRLLGSVTIAAGGVLPSIHTTLLPKKAGKGKGDIGSASQEF
- the LOC125519434 gene encoding protein ALP1-like, which gives rise to MDQRTLCLQYYMHYYHYYMWRRRLLAAIIVCLGMYWYKINVRKRKRKSITYAPMFERDVERMSRLNRMYYGTEANCISELRMRKFVFHKLCANLRRRGLLVDTFHVTVEEQVAMFIHVVGHNWKNRSIGFEFYRSGETVSRYFNAVLDALCLLARDVICIRTIETHSKITSSSRFHPYFEGCIGALDGTHIPACVPIHMQDRFRGRKSFPTQNVLAAVDFDLRFTYVLAGWEGSAHDSYVLQDALSRPNGLKIPEGKYFLADAGYAARPGILPPYGPISPKGI